A part of Xenopus tropicalis strain Nigerian chromosome 4, UCB_Xtro_10.0, whole genome shotgun sequence genomic DNA contains:
- the LOC100493446 gene encoding extended synaptotagmin-1 produces the protein MFKFVLRSQFISRLLAEKYVLILVLSYFLGCLQFKIGYVILILLVLKCYMLWRSRRRPTEKKTEEIPKEKKKAPGRVPGEHFERSKSLNAIFENIWPYLTEYLETMLRQKIQPKIRSSSKYLASLRFINIDFGDKPPEVTALRAHGDPERKQIILDLEISYDTEVKIDIGFNEKTPIAGVKSIKLEGTLRIILAPLMEDAPLFGAITFYFPQRPVLDLRWIGLTHLLNIPGLHTMSDKKIVNKIAKFMVAPQHFSQRIKAKFDLNELHFKEPRIVLRIHVIEAKNLRAKDLSSSDPYVVIHGGGTTVQTKVIQKDLNPQWNETFEILYTDLPGQEVEFNLFNKDKELAKDQPLGSCKIRIADVPERMYLDKWIQLENAESGQLHIKLERLQLLSDPTKLEEVLKENEQTQTERRTQMSSAVLYTFIEKARGLPVVQVQKGKLNPLAVVQVAVQDSVQETGSKVKNGEVEWKRRFQFLLRNPLTEELKLMLHDERQKPLGCVAVPLSQLVDAADMTIEDWLPLESTEENRDIRVKLQLRILAPHPYSVKEEEQIPEEITRVPLFHGETKAQISKRKSWTKVRKLFAKKK, from the exons atgtttaaatttgTGTTGAGATCACAATTTATTTCCAGATTATTAGCAGAAAAGTATGTCTTGATCCTGGTGCTGAGCTACTTTTTAGGATGCCTGCAGTTTAAAATAGGATACGTTATCCTAATCCTGCTGGTACTAAAATGCTACATGTTGTGGAGAAGCCGCCGCCGCCCCACTGAGAAGAAGACAGAGGAAATCCCCAAGGAGAAGAAAAAAGCTCCTGGAAGA GTCCCAGGGGAACACTTCGAGAGGAGCAAGTCCCTGAATGCG ATTTTCGAGAATATCTGGCCGTATCTTACTGAATACTTGGAGACGATGCTCAGGCAGAAGATTCAGCCGAAAATCCGCTCTTCTAGCAAATATCTGGCCTCTTTGCGATTTATAAATATCGATTTTGGCGACAAG CCCCCAGAGGTCACTGCTTTAAGAGCCCACGGCGATCCGGAAAGAAAACAGATTATCCTGGATCTTGAAATCAG TTACGATACAGAAGTGAAGATCGATATAGGATTCAATGAGAAAACCCCAATAGCCGGAGTGAAATCTATAAAA CTGGAGGGAACCTTGCGGATTATTTTGGCACCGCTGATGGAGGACGCGCCCTTATTCGGTGCAATTACTTTCTATTTCCCTCAGCGACCG GTATTGGACCTACGGTGGATTGGACTTACCCACCTGCTGAATATCCCAGGACTTCA CACAATGTCGGATAAGAAGATTGTGAACAAAATTGCCAAGTTCATGGTTGCGCCGCAGCATTTCAGCCAACGAATAAAAGCCAAATTCGATTTGAATGAGCTGCACTTCAAAGAGCCAAGG atTGTGCTTCGTATCCATGTGATAGAAGCCAAAAACCTTAGAGCCAAGGATCTAAGTTCTTCGGACCCGTATGTTGTCATACACGGAGGAGGAACAACAGTGCAAACCAAGGTGATACAGAAGGACCTTAATCCACAGTGGAATGAGACGTTTGAG ATACTGTATACTGACCTCCCAGGGCAGGAGGTAGAGTTCAATCTCTTTAATAAAGATAAGGAATTGGCCAAAGATCAGCCTTTGGGCAG CTGCAAAATCAGAATTGCAGATGTCCCAGAGAGAATGTACCTAGATAAG TGGATACAGTTGGAGAATGCAGAGTCTGGGCAGCTCCATATCAAGCTGGAACGTCTCCAGCTTCTTTCAGACCCTACCAAGTTGGAAGAG GTGCTGAAAGAAAATGAGCAAACTCAGACAGAGAGAAGAACGCAGATGTCTTCAGCAGTTCTCTACACCTTTATTGAGAAAGCAAGGGGTCTAcctgttgtacag GTGCAGAAAGGCAAACTGAACCCACTCGCTGTGGTGCAGGTTGCCGTTCAAGACTCCGTCCAGGAAACTGGA agcaaagtgaagaacgGAGAAGTAGAGTGGAAAAGGAGGTTCCAGTTCCTATTAAGGAACCCACTCACTGAGGAACTGAAGCTTATG TTACATGATGAACGCCAGAAACCTCTTGGATGTGTTGCTGTGCCCCTATCACAACTTGTGGATGCAGCAGACATGACCATAGAGGACTGGCTGCCCCTGGAATCGACAGAAGAGAATAGAGACATACGAGTGAAACTGCAATTGAGG ATTTTGGCACCTCATCCTTACAGTGTTAAGGAAGAGGAACAAATCCCTGAGGAAATCACCAGGGTTCCTTTGTTCCATGGAGAGACCAAAGCTCAAATTTCCAAACGGAAATCATGGACCAAAGTCAGAAAACTATTTGCCAAGAAGAAATAG